One window of the Benincasa hispida cultivar B227 chromosome 3, ASM972705v1, whole genome shotgun sequence genome contains the following:
- the LOC120074349 gene encoding cytochrome P450 CYP82D47-like — protein MEVEAMAELTWNNNQTTVLMGLSILVAIILFRLVMKRVTNNTGGVKGRRNPKPPMVGGGWPLIRHLPLFGGPEPPHLKLSALADKYGPIFSIQLGTHSAVVINNWEAAKQCFTTHDIAVFPRPKLLSGKLMGYNYAMFIFSPYYNSYWRKMRKITTLDLLSNRRLKLLRQVRESEVNRAIKELYQLGGRVEMKQWFGDLIMNLVLLIVGGKRYFGAGAMVEEEEAQRCQKAMEESLRLLGMYVLGDAIPYLGWLDVGGHVKAMKRTFKVLDGMLTQWLEEHKKNRAGKNNGDFMDVMLSVLEETDNDILHGFHRDTVIKATCLTMVLGASETSIVAVVWALSLLLNNRDTLRKVQEELDTHIGRDAKLQESDMEKLVYLEAVVKEAMRLFGAGSLISREAAEDIDVDGFHIKKGTWLFINLWKIHRDERVWDEPLKFKPERFLTTHKNFDVKGGQQFELIPFGGGRRICPGLWFGLQLVEFVLGGLLHAFDIWTPEDAAVDMTGTIGMTNMKATPLEVFIKPRLSPMLYESTSPY, from the exons ATGGAAGTGGAAGCAATGGCAGAATTGACGTGGAATAACAACCAAACGACGGTGTTAATGGGACTCAGTATTCTCGTCGCTATCATTTTATTTCGTCTTGTAATGAAAAGAGTGACCAACAACACCGGCGGAGTAAAGGGCCGTCGAAATCCAAAACCACCAATGGTAGGCGGCGGATGGCCTCTGATCAGACACCTCCCTCTGTTCGGAGGACCCGAACCACCCCATTTAAAATTGAGTGCTTTAGCCGATAAATACGGACCAATCTTCTCCATCCAACTGGGTACCCACTCAGCCGTGGTGATAAACAATTGGGAAGCCGCAAAACAGTGCTTCACCACCCACGATATCGCCGTCTTTCCTCGCCCCAAATTACTCAGCGGAAAATTGATGGGTTACAACTATGCCATGTTCATTTTCAGCCCTTACTACAACTCCTACTGGCGCAAAATGCGTAAAATTACCACACTCGATCTTCTATCCAATCGAAGGCTAAAGTTGTTAAGACAAGTTCGAGAATCAGAAGTGAACCGAGCCATAAAGGAGCTGTATCAATTAGGTGGGCGTGTGGAAATGAAGCAATGGTTTGGGGATTTGATTATGAATTTGGTTTTATTAATTGTGGGTGGGAAAAGGTATTTTGGAGCGGGGGCAATGGTGGAAGAGGAAGAGgcgcaacggtgccaaaaagcAATGGAGGAGTCTTTGCGTTTGTTGGGGATGTATGTGTTGGGGGATGCTATTCCTTATTTGGGATGGTTGGATGTTGGGGGACATGTGAAGGCAATGAAGAGAACTTTTAAGGTATTGGATGGCATGTTGACACAATGGTTGGAGGAGCACAAGAAGAACAGAGCTGGAAAGAATAATGGGGATTTCATGGATGTGATGCTTTCTGTTCTTGAGGAAACTGACAATGATATACTTCATGGCTTCCATCGTGATACTGTTATCAAAGCTACATGTTTG ACGATGGTATTGGGAGCGAGTGAGACAAGCATAGTGGCAGTGGTATGGGCACTATCCCTACTGCTAAATAATCGCGATACATTGAGAAAAGTGCAAGAAGAACTAGACACCCATATCGGCCGAGATGCAAAGCTACAAGAATCAGACATGGAGAAGCTGGTTTATTTGGAGGCTGTTGTAAAAGAAGCAATGCGACTATTTGGAGCCGGAAGCCTTATTTCTCGAGAAGCCGCAGAGGACATTGATGTCGATGGGTTTCATATCAAGAAAGGAACATGGTTGTTTATCAACTTGTGGAAGATCCACCGAGACGAGAGGGTATGGGATGAGCCGTTGAAGTTTAAACCAGAGAGATTTTTGACAACCCACAAGAATTTTGATGTGAAGGGTGGGCAGCAATTTGAGCTAATTCCTTTCGGTGGAGGGAGAAGGATTTGTCCTGGATTGTGGTTTGGGCTTCAACTGGTAGAGTTTGTTTTGGGTGGGTTGCTTCATGCTTTTGATATTTGGACGCCGGAAGATGCCGCCGTTGATATGACCGGAACTATTGGAATGACCAACATGAAAGCTACCCCTTTGGAAGTTTTCATCAAACCACGTTTGTCCCCAATGCTTTATGAGTCAACTTCTCCGTACTAA